A region of Sphingobium baderi DNA encodes the following proteins:
- a CDS encoding YdcH family protein, translated as MSNTPHTLSEEFPGQMDKIHALKASDSRFAQLLLDYDVVNDEIHVAETNIEPTSQDHETELRKRRLAIKDQIAEALSQAA; from the coding sequence ATGTCGAATACCCCCCACACCCTGAGCGAGGAATTCCCCGGTCAGATGGACAAGATTCACGCCTTGAAGGCTTCGGACTCTCGCTTCGCGCAGCTTCTTCTCGATTATGATGTCGTGAATGACGAAATCCACGTGGCTGAAACCAATATCGAACCGACCTCGCAAGATCACGAGACCGAACTTCGCAAGCGCCGCCTCGCGATCAAGGATCAGATCGCCGAAGCCCTGTCGCAGGCCGCCTGA
- a CDS encoding MgtC/SapB family protein — protein sequence MISLDMELLRSLAAALAVGVLIGIERGWRQREAADGSRVSGLRTFGLLGLAGGLASHMPESLAAVIGLAVTASLVLGYRSEQARTASLSITNTLVGIITFALGYMAGQGLVSETLAVAAVTTLILTLRQQSHAMLKGMSHKEVESIATFAIVALVILPLLPDASYGPFEAWNPRQIWMVVVVVLGLSFAGYVASRRLGADKGVMITALFGALVSSTAVTVAYARRLRANDGPQGPLIAGIALASLVMFARVQILSFTLIPYASTSLALAMVPAFVVGGLTTLLALRSKVDGDGASEVKLGNPLDFGPALLLAGAVALIAVPARWALARFGDQGIVVVLGLTGMWDVDAAVLTLAGLPEDMLKPDTAGLVLAVPVLANTMWKAVLTLVLAGPSKQGWKASGPLFASVLASAAGIAALMVFR from the coding sequence TTGATATCGCTTGATATGGAACTGCTTCGTTCGCTTGCTGCGGCGCTCGCGGTAGGCGTGCTGATCGGTATCGAGCGAGGCTGGCGGCAGCGCGAGGCAGCGGATGGCAGCCGGGTCAGCGGTTTGCGCACCTTTGGCCTGCTCGGTCTTGCCGGCGGCCTTGCCAGCCATATGCCCGAAAGCCTTGCGGCGGTAATCGGGCTGGCGGTCACTGCCAGCCTGGTTCTTGGATATCGCAGCGAACAAGCCCGCACGGCCAGCCTGTCCATCACCAATACGTTGGTCGGCATTATCACCTTCGCCTTGGGATATATGGCCGGGCAGGGCCTGGTGAGCGAGACGCTGGCCGTCGCGGCGGTAACCACCTTGATCCTGACGCTCAGGCAGCAATCCCACGCCATGCTCAAAGGGATGAGCCACAAGGAGGTCGAATCGATCGCCACGTTCGCGATCGTCGCGTTGGTCATCCTGCCGCTGCTGCCGGATGCGAGCTACGGCCCCTTTGAGGCCTGGAACCCGCGGCAAATCTGGATGGTCGTCGTCGTCGTGCTCGGACTCTCCTTCGCCGGCTATGTCGCCAGTCGTCGGCTCGGCGCGGACAAGGGGGTCATGATAACCGCTTTGTTCGGGGCATTGGTATCGTCCACGGCGGTCACTGTTGCCTATGCCCGGCGTTTGCGCGCCAATGATGGTCCGCAAGGCCCCTTGATTGCTGGTATTGCGCTCGCCTCGCTCGTGATGTTCGCGCGCGTCCAGATACTCTCTTTTACCCTCATCCCCTACGCCAGCACATCGCTCGCGCTTGCAATGGTTCCGGCTTTCGTCGTCGGCGGTCTGACAACCCTTCTGGCGCTACGCTCCAAGGTGGATGGTGATGGCGCCAGCGAGGTGAAGCTGGGCAATCCGCTGGATTTCGGGCCGGCGCTTCTGCTGGCGGGCGCGGTTGCGTTGATTGCTGTCCCGGCACGTTGGGCGCTCGCGCGGTTCGGCGATCAGGGCATTGTCGTTGTGCTTGGCCTTACGGGCATGTGGGATGTGGACGCAGCCGTACTCACGCTCGCGGGGCTGCCTGAGGATATGCTGAAACCCGACACGGCCGGACTGGTGCTTGCGGTGCCCGTGCTCGCCAACACGATGTGGAAGGCTGTACTCACGCTGGTACTGGCAGGGCCATCAAAGCAAGGCTGGAAGGCGTCCGGCCCACTCTTCGCATCAGTTCTGGCATCTGCTGCCGGTATCGCCGCGCTCATGGTGTTTCGCTAG
- a CDS encoding amino acid ABC transporter ATP-binding/permease protein has translation MSRADMDLLLAEAIGPERRAFRIAGLLASAATIAAVLLLGLSGWFITGAALAGLGGVLAAQGFNYLVPSAMIRLLAIVRTTARYGERLYGHRAALMALAAVRARLFDRILSVRDVRAVSAGDAVTRLVQDIGALEDNLVRKPALPAAFAGAAIGLALAWLASPWTSLALLALLAGLVLWAHLATPRLLASAATDMAEALARLKASMVDYAAASPEILAYDLAPAIGRSLAVETAELDSARPRFARGEAIIDAGLVLGGGIAMGAMLIFSHASLPVTVLAVLAAAGAIEALSGYVRGVSRGALVAAALSRLEGMAGQPSAPVRKATASMAPARTIAFDRDGMNIRIMAGERLGISGKSGSGKTSLLETLAGIRPAGEHCGIALDDQLLASLPSEDVRAAFALSPQDAQLLSGTIRDNLRVARPGLSDERLWAALEVACLAVDIRAMPHGLDQWVGDGGARLSGGQRKRLSIARALLAGRPWLLLDEPSEGLDMATEARLAGHLDAWLRETGTGVVVVSHRPIFLSLVGKGRTINLKDRR, from the coding sequence ATGAGCCGCGCGGATATGGACCTGCTGCTCGCTGAAGCTATCGGCCCCGAACGCCGCGCCTTCCGAATCGCGGGCTTGCTTGCCTCCGCTGCGACAATCGCCGCGGTCCTGCTGCTGGGCCTGTCTGGATGGTTCATCACCGGCGCGGCACTGGCCGGGCTGGGCGGCGTGTTGGCCGCGCAGGGTTTCAACTACCTGGTGCCGAGCGCGATGATCAGGCTGCTCGCGATCGTAAGGACGACGGCGCGTTACGGCGAACGGCTCTATGGCCACCGCGCGGCCTTGATGGCGCTCGCCGCGGTTCGCGCGCGCCTGTTCGACCGCATCCTGTCGGTGCGCGACGTGCGGGCCGTATCGGCGGGCGATGCCGTGACGCGGCTCGTGCAGGACATCGGCGCGCTGGAGGACAATCTGGTCCGTAAGCCGGCATTGCCCGCCGCGTTCGCCGGCGCTGCCATCGGCCTTGCCCTTGCGTGGCTGGCCAGCCCCTGGACGAGCCTTGCCTTGCTGGCGTTGCTTGCCGGTCTTGTCCTCTGGGCGCATCTGGCGACCCCCCGCCTGCTGGCGAGCGCCGCGACCGATATGGCGGAGGCGCTGGCGCGGCTCAAGGCGAGCATGGTGGACTATGCCGCCGCTTCGCCCGAAATCCTTGCCTACGATCTCGCTCCGGCGATCGGGCGAAGCCTCGCGGTCGAGACGGCCGAGTTGGACAGCGCGCGACCTCGGTTCGCGCGCGGCGAAGCGATCATCGATGCGGGCCTCGTGTTGGGTGGGGGCATCGCCATGGGCGCGATGCTGATCTTCTCCCATGCCTCCCTGCCGGTGACGGTCCTTGCCGTGCTGGCGGCGGCGGGCGCGATCGAAGCGCTTTCCGGCTATGTGCGCGGGGTGTCGCGCGGCGCGCTGGTCGCGGCCGCCCTCTCGCGATTGGAGGGCATGGCGGGTCAACCGTCTGCGCCTGTCCGAAAGGCGACGGCATCCATGGCGCCCGCGCGGACCATTGCCTTTGACCGGGACGGCATGAATATCCGGATCATGGCGGGCGAGCGCTTGGGGATTTCAGGCAAATCCGGCAGCGGCAAGACCAGCCTTCTGGAAACGCTCGCTGGTATTCGGCCCGCTGGCGAGCATTGCGGCATTGCTCTTGATGACCAGCTTCTTGCTTCCCTGCCGTCCGAGGACGTGCGAGCGGCATTCGCGCTCTCGCCCCAGGATGCCCAGCTCCTGTCGGGAACCATCCGCGACAATTTGCGTGTGGCGCGCCCCGGCCTCAGCGACGAACGGCTTTGGGCGGCGCTGGAAGTCGCCTGCCTCGCTGTCGATATTCGCGCGATGCCGCATGGGCTTGACCAATGGGTCGGCGACGGCGGAGCGCGGTTGTCGGGCGGCCAGCGCAAGCGGTTGTCGATCGCCCGCGCCTTGCTTGCCGGCAGGCCGTGGCTGCTGCTCGACGAGCCGAGCGAGGGGTTGGACATGGCGACGGAGGCGCGGCTTGCGGGCCACCTCGACGCGTGGCTTCGCGAGACAGGGACCGGAGTCGTGGTGGTGAGTCATCGACCGATTTTCTTGAGTCTCGTCGGCAAGGGTCGAACAATCAACTTGAAGGATCGCCGCTAA
- the cydD gene encoding thiol reductant ABC exporter subunit CydD, whose protein sequence is MSNPLDRQAAALFWIGDSGAAILMAAALAGAVASMEQGAGQGHLALAAGGLIAAALLRAGMQIGATNAGEAAAMRVKTNWRQRVYPGILVAAPGDRRMLGEAVADAVDRIEDLGGFHARFLPLRRAAVLSPLIIAIAAVFGSWVAGVIMLATLIPFAMGMALAGTAAARAAARQLDALSRLSGLFVDRVRALPVIVAFAAQDRIGRHLADATREVAARTIDVLKVAFVSSAIIEFFAALSVALVALYCGFNLLGILPFPAPEKLTLGQALFVLVLAPEFYLPMRRLAAAYHDKQVGEAAVERLEALAPASPPAPKPAIEGPPALRFDGVVIDYGETAIGPFTLDIPAGTSLALRGSTGVGKSSLLHALLGLAPIGGGRILVDGRDAAEVALPGHVGWAGQTVAFVPGTLADNIRLARPDADDAAVEAVAHLAGLGPMIEARGQGLALPLDHRGSGLSGGERRRVGIARVLLKDAPLWLLDEPTADLDAGSAADIAGILASAAKGRTVLIVTHSAELAAIATKEMVLS, encoded by the coding sequence ATGAGCAACCCGTTAGATAGACAGGCTGCGGCCCTTTTCTGGATCGGCGACAGCGGCGCGGCGATCCTCATGGCGGCGGCGCTGGCCGGAGCCGTGGCATCAATGGAGCAAGGGGCGGGGCAGGGCCATCTTGCGCTTGCCGCGGGCGGACTGATAGCCGCCGCCCTGCTTCGCGCCGGGATGCAGATCGGTGCGACCAACGCCGGCGAAGCGGCTGCTATGCGCGTCAAGACGAACTGGCGCCAGCGGGTGTATCCAGGCATTCTCGTCGCCGCGCCGGGGGATCGCCGGATGCTGGGCGAGGCGGTCGCCGATGCCGTCGACCGGATCGAGGACCTGGGCGGCTTCCATGCCCGCTTCCTGCCGCTGCGCCGCGCCGCGGTCCTGTCCCCGCTCATAATCGCGATTGCTGCCGTATTTGGGAGCTGGGTCGCCGGCGTGATCATGCTCGCGACGCTGATTCCCTTTGCCATGGGCATGGCGCTCGCAGGAACGGCGGCCGCGCGGGCCGCCGCGCGCCAGCTCGATGCGCTGAGTCGCCTGTCGGGCCTGTTCGTCGACCGGGTGCGCGCGCTCCCGGTGATCGTCGCCTTCGCCGCGCAGGACCGTATCGGCCGCCACCTTGCCGACGCTACCCGCGAGGTCGCCGCGCGCACGATCGATGTGCTCAAGGTCGCCTTCGTGTCGAGCGCGATCATCGAGTTCTTCGCGGCGCTGTCGGTGGCGCTGGTCGCGCTCTATTGCGGCTTCAACCTGCTCGGCATCCTGCCCTTTCCGGCTCCCGAAAAGCTGACCCTGGGCCAAGCCCTGTTTGTTCTTGTCCTCGCGCCGGAATTCTATCTTCCCATGCGCCGCCTTGCCGCCGCCTATCACGACAAGCAGGTCGGGGAGGCTGCGGTGGAACGCCTTGAAGCGCTCGCGCCCGCTTCTCCGCCCGCGCCGAAACCCGCGATCGAAGGGCCGCCAGCGCTGCGCTTTGACGGCGTGGTGATCGACTATGGCGAGACGGCCATCGGTCCCTTCACGCTGGATATCCCGGCGGGCACCAGCCTTGCCCTGCGCGGAAGCACCGGGGTCGGCAAATCGAGCCTGCTCCATGCGCTGCTGGGGCTGGCCCCCATTGGTGGGGGACGGATTCTGGTTGACGGCCGGGATGCGGCCGAGGTTGCGCTTCCCGGCCATGTCGGCTGGGCGGGCCAGACGGTTGCGTTCGTCCCGGGCACGCTGGCCGACAATATCCGTCTTGCGCGTCCCGATGCCGACGATGCGGCAGTCGAAGCCGTGGCCCATCTGGCAGGCCTTGGGCCGATGATCGAAGCGCGCGGACAGGGATTGGCCTTGCCGCTCGATCATCGCGGGTCGGGCCTGTCCGGTGGGGAACGCCGGCGCGTCGGCATCGCGCGCGTGTTGCTCAAGGACGCGCCGCTCTGGCTGCTCGACGAACCGACCGCGGATCTCGACGCGGGATCGGCGGCCGACATCGCCGGGATACTGGCGTCCGCCGCAAAGGGCCGCACGGTCCTGATAGTGACGCACAGCGCCGAGCTGGCCGCGATCGCCACCAAAGAAATGGTGCTTTCATGA
- a CDS encoding cytochrome ubiquinol oxidase subunit I, which translates to MDMAVIELSRLQFALTALYHFLFVPLTLGLSFILVIMESIYVMTGREIWRTVTRFWGKLFGINFVLGVATGITMEFQFGTNWSYYSHYVGDIFGAPLAIEGLMAFFLEATFVGLMFFGWDKLSRVGHLLTTFMVALGSNLSALWILVANGWMQNPVGSRFNPETMRMEVSDFMAVLFNPVAQAKFVHTVSAGYVCASVFVLGVSAWYLLKGKWVAVARRSFTVAAAFGLASSLSVVVLGDESGYALTDNQKMKLAALEAMWHTEPAPAGIAVVGFPSVADRETYFEVKIPYVLGLISTRSLTGEVSGIFELVARAQDRIENGIKAYDAVEKLKVDQKDMVAREAFEEAKADLGYALLLKRFVADPRQATPQDIEKAAWSTVPNVPVMFWVFRVMAGLGFFFIAFFGAAFWMASIRKLNCDSRFCRTFLRAAVWVIPLPWIAIEFGWILAEIGRQPWAIDGVLPTFLAASSLTVAQLWTTIIGFTVIYGALAVIEVRLMLAAIRKGPDQHRPPAPSPETHSGYAPIPAE; encoded by the coding sequence ATGGACATGGCTGTGATCGAGCTTTCACGCCTCCAATTCGCCCTGACGGCTCTCTACCATTTCCTGTTCGTCCCCCTGACGCTCGGCCTCTCCTTCATCCTCGTCATCATGGAGAGCATCTATGTGATGACGGGCCGTGAGATCTGGCGCACCGTCACGCGCTTCTGGGGCAAGCTGTTCGGTATCAACTTCGTGCTGGGCGTCGCTACCGGCATTACCATGGAATTCCAGTTCGGCACCAACTGGTCCTACTATTCGCATTATGTCGGCGACATCTTCGGCGCGCCGCTCGCCATCGAAGGGCTGATGGCCTTCTTCCTCGAAGCGACGTTCGTGGGCCTCATGTTCTTCGGATGGGACAAGCTGTCCAGGGTCGGGCATCTGCTCACCACCTTCATGGTGGCTCTCGGCTCGAACCTATCGGCGCTGTGGATCCTCGTCGCCAATGGCTGGATGCAGAATCCGGTGGGATCGCGCTTCAATCCCGAAACGATGCGGATGGAAGTCTCCGACTTCATGGCGGTGCTGTTCAATCCGGTCGCGCAGGCGAAGTTCGTCCATACGGTGAGCGCGGGCTATGTCTGCGCCTCCGTTTTCGTGCTGGGCGTCTCGGCCTGGTATCTGCTCAAGGGCAAGTGGGTCGCGGTCGCGCGGCGCAGCTTCACGGTCGCCGCCGCCTTCGGCCTTGCCTCGTCGCTGTCGGTCGTCGTGCTCGGCGACGAAAGCGGCTACGCGCTGACCGATAACCAGAAGATGAAGCTCGCCGCGCTCGAGGCCATGTGGCACACTGAGCCCGCGCCCGCGGGCATTGCCGTTGTCGGCTTTCCCAGCGTCGCCGACCGCGAGACCTATTTCGAGGTCAAGATCCCCTATGTGCTCGGTCTCATCTCCACGCGCAGCCTGACGGGCGAAGTCTCCGGCATCTTCGAACTGGTCGCCAGGGCGCAGGACCGCATCGAGAACGGCATCAAGGCCTATGATGCGGTGGAAAAGCTGAAGGTGGACCAGAAGGACATGGTCGCGCGCGAGGCATTCGAGGAAGCCAAGGCCGATCTTGGCTATGCCCTGCTGCTGAAACGCTTCGTCGCCGATCCGCGGCAAGCCACGCCCCAGGACATCGAAAAGGCCGCATGGTCGACCGTGCCCAATGTCCCGGTGATGTTCTGGGTGTTCCGGGTGATGGCCGGCCTCGGCTTCTTCTTCATCGCCTTCTTCGGCGCCGCCTTCTGGATGGCTTCGATCCGCAAGCTGAACTGCGACAGCCGCTTCTGCCGCACCTTCCTGCGCGCGGCGGTCTGGGTCATCCCGCTGCCGTGGATCGCCATCGAATTTGGCTGGATCCTGGCCGAGATCGGCCGCCAGCCCTGGGCGATCGATGGCGTTCTGCCGACGTTCCTTGCCGCCTCGAGCCTGACCGTCGCGCAGCTCTGGACGACGATCATCGGGTTCACGGTGATCTATGGCGCGCTCGCCGTCATCGAAGTGCGGCTGATGCTGGCGGCAATCCGCAAGGGACCGGACCAGCATCGGCCTCCGGCGCCATCCCCCGAAACCCACAGCGGCTACGCGCCCATCCCTGCCGAATAA
- the cydB gene encoding cytochrome d ubiquinol oxidase subunit II — MAPPIDYETLRLIWWLLMGVLLIGFTLTDGFDLGTAALLPFVAKTDAERRLVINSIGATWEGNQVWFILGGGAIFAAWPFVYAVSFSGFYLAMFLVLAALILRPVGFKYRSKKPDATWRSRWDWALFVGGFVPALVFGVAVGNVLTGIPFRLDSDLRSFYEGSLLGLFHPFSLVAGLLSVAMIVLHGASWLAIKIERGVVHDRARAFGKVAAVASILLFALGGVMVAKMGMGFRLTHAADPLGPSNPLLSGTVAAPGAWLNNYGAHPWMLIAPILGFAGPLLAWIGIRKGREVLAFGGSSIGAIGIIATVGLSMFPFILPSSIDPASSLTVWNASSSHVTLFIMLAVTVIFLPIILLYTAWVYKVLFGRITLRDVDTNPDYY; from the coding sequence ATGGCACCTCCCATCGACTATGAAACGCTCCGGCTGATCTGGTGGCTGCTGATGGGCGTCCTCCTGATCGGCTTCACTCTCACCGACGGCTTCGACCTCGGCACCGCCGCGCTGCTGCCCTTCGTCGCGAAGACCGACGCCGAACGGCGTCTCGTCATCAACTCGATCGGCGCGACCTGGGAAGGCAACCAGGTCTGGTTCATCCTCGGCGGCGGCGCGATCTTCGCGGCCTGGCCGTTCGTCTATGCGGTCAGCTTCTCGGGCTTCTATCTGGCCATGTTCCTCGTCCTCGCCGCGCTCATCCTGCGGCCCGTGGGCTTCAAATACCGCTCGAAGAAGCCCGATGCCACATGGCGCTCGCGCTGGGATTGGGCGCTGTTCGTCGGCGGGTTCGTGCCTGCGCTGGTGTTCGGCGTCGCGGTCGGCAATGTCCTGACCGGCATCCCCTTCCGGCTCGATAGCGATCTGCGCTCCTTCTACGAGGGCAGCCTGCTCGGCCTGTTCCATCCGTTCTCGCTGGTCGCCGGGCTGCTCTCGGTCGCCATGATCGTGCTGCACGGCGCGAGCTGGCTTGCGATCAAGATCGAACGCGGCGTCGTGCATGACCGCGCGCGCGCCTTCGGCAAGGTCGCGGCGGTCGCGTCGATCCTGCTGTTCGCGCTGGGCGGGGTCATGGTCGCGAAAATGGGCATGGGCTTCCGCCTGACCCATGCGGCCGATCCGCTCGGCCCGTCCAATCCGCTGCTGTCGGGAACGGTCGCGGCGCCGGGGGCCTGGCTCAACAATTATGGCGCCCATCCCTGGATGCTGATCGCCCCGATCCTCGGCTTCGCGGGGCCGCTGCTGGCGTGGATCGGCATCCGCAAGGGCCGCGAGGTTCTGGCCTTTGGCGGCTCATCGATCGGCGCGATCGGCATCATCGCGACCGTGGGCCTCTCGATGTTCCCGTTCATCCTGCCCAGTTCGATCGACCCGGCCTCGAGCCTGACGGTCTGGAACGCCTCGTCCAGCCATGTGACTTTGTTCATCATGCTGGCCGTGACGGTGATCTTCCTGCCGATCATCCTGCTCTACACCGCCTGGGTCTACAAGGTCCTGTTCGGCCGCATCACGCTGCGCGATGTCGACACCAACCCCGACTATTACTGA
- the cydX gene encoding cytochrome bd-I oxidase subunit CydX: protein MWYFSWILGVGLAVGFGILNGMWHEFHADPDEDIAA from the coding sequence ATGTGGTATTTCAGTTGGATTCTGGGCGTGGGCCTCGCCGTCGGGTTCGGTATCCTCAACGGCATGTGGCATGAATTCCACGCCGATCCCGATGAGGACATTGCGGCCTGA
- a CDS encoding TlpA disulfide reductase family protein gives MIAIGPLALALERLFAILGIIAFLAAANWIGRRRGVDCDTAAWRALLAGLVAARAGFVAQNWHAFAIEPATILYVWQGGFSPLPGLVTAAIVLGVSLRRSRALAPLTLVFAGCVAVTSGATAAALASAQRPLPQGIVLQSLDSGTSLLDDRRGKPFVVNLWATWCPPCQREMPMMVVEAAHSAVPILLVNQGEDADNVRAWLDSKRLEAAHVHLDRDLRIAAATGSAGLPATLFVDSKGVIRALHVGEISRAALLAGLRDLK, from the coding sequence ATGATTGCCATCGGCCCTCTCGCGCTCGCGTTGGAACGGCTGTTCGCGATTCTCGGGATCATCGCCTTCCTGGCGGCGGCGAACTGGATAGGCCGCCGTCGCGGCGTGGATTGCGATACGGCCGCGTGGCGGGCATTGCTCGCTGGCCTCGTTGCAGCTCGCGCGGGTTTTGTGGCGCAGAACTGGCATGCCTTCGCCATCGAACCCGCAACCATCCTCTATGTCTGGCAAGGAGGTTTCTCGCCGCTCCCCGGTCTGGTGACTGCCGCAATCGTGCTGGGCGTGTCACTACGGCGATCTCGCGCCCTAGCACCTTTGACACTCGTCTTCGCGGGCTGCGTCGCGGTCACATCCGGCGCCACGGCAGCGGCCCTTGCCTCGGCGCAGCGACCTCTACCGCAAGGAATCGTTCTCCAGTCGCTGGACAGCGGAACGAGCCTGCTCGACGATCGCCGGGGCAAGCCGTTCGTCGTCAATCTCTGGGCAACCTGGTGCCCGCCGTGCCAGCGTGAAATGCCGATGATGGTCGTAGAAGCGGCACACTCGGCCGTGCCGATCCTGCTTGTCAATCAGGGCGAGGATGCAGACAACGTACGTGCGTGGCTGGACAGCAAGCGCCTTGAAGCGGCGCACGTCCATCTCGACCGCGACCTGCGCATAGCTGCCGCGACCGGCTCGGCCGGGCTTCCCGCGACGCTGTTCGTCGACAGCAAAGGCGTGATCCGTGCGCTCCATGTCGGTGAAATCTCGCGGGCCGCCCTGCTCGCGGGACTACGCGATCTGAAGTAG
- a CDS encoding Dps family protein, whose protein sequence is MTRQVNIGIGEEDRVAICEGLSRLLADTYTLYLTSHNFHWNVTGPMFNSLHAMFMTQYTELWNAIDPIAERIRSLGQPAPGSYAQFAKLSSLPDAPEVPPKALDMVDILAKGHEAAARTARTLFPLVEKASDEPTADLLTQRIGVHEQAAWMLRALLEE, encoded by the coding sequence ATGACCAGACAAGTGAATATTGGAATCGGCGAGGAAGATCGGGTTGCGATTTGCGAAGGCCTGAGCCGCCTCCTGGCGGACACCTACACTCTCTATCTGACCTCGCACAACTTTCACTGGAACGTGACCGGGCCGATGTTCAACAGCCTCCATGCCATGTTCATGACGCAATATACCGAGTTGTGGAACGCGATCGACCCGATCGCCGAACGCATCCGCTCGCTCGGACAGCCCGCACCCGGTTCCTACGCGCAGTTCGCCAAACTCAGTTCCCTGCCCGACGCGCCGGAAGTGCCGCCGAAGGCGCTCGACATGGTCGACATCCTCGCCAAGGGGCATGAAGCGGCCGCCCGCACGGCGCGCACGCTGTTCCCTCTGGTCGAGAAGGCGAGCGACGAGCCGACCGCGGACCTGCTCACCCAACGGATCGGCGTGCATGAGCAGGCCGCATGGATGCTGCGCGCCCTGCTCGAAGAGTAA
- a CDS encoding ferritin-like domain-containing protein — MATSKLANILLDALEDERKAEATYAAVIEKFGPVRPFSNIIEAEQRHAAALERQLARLGIDVPPDPWTGKVAAPASLAQACESAVQGEIENIALYDRLIPMVDDPAARQVMENLQAASRERHLPAFRQCLERERDRRS, encoded by the coding sequence TTGGCTACGTCAAAGCTGGCAAACATCCTCCTCGATGCGCTCGAAGACGAGCGGAAGGCGGAGGCGACCTATGCCGCCGTGATCGAAAAGTTCGGCCCTGTCCGGCCCTTTTCCAACATCATAGAGGCCGAACAGCGCCATGCCGCCGCACTTGAGCGCCAGCTTGCCCGGCTGGGCATCGACGTACCGCCCGATCCATGGACGGGGAAAGTGGCGGCACCAGCTTCTCTCGCGCAGGCTTGCGAAAGCGCGGTCCAGGGCGAGATCGAGAATATCGCGCTTTACGACCGGCTGATCCCGATGGTCGACGACCCCGCGGCGCGCCAGGTGATGGAAAACCTGCAGGCCGCCTCGCGCGAGCGCCACCTTCCAGCTTTCAGGCAATGCCTGGAGCGGGAACGCGATCGCCGTTCGTGA
- the zapE gene encoding cell division protein ZapE, with protein MPQSKVLTRYVNAISTGQLRPDDAQRQVALRFGKAVAELEAQARRQGLLSRFVRRKPDPVRGVYLWGGVGRGKSMLMDLFFDCVEIAGKRRVHFHEFMQEVHDRLRSERAKETGDPILPVADAIAAEARLIAFDEMIVTNSADAMILSRLFTRIIGHGVTVVATSNRPPQDLYKNGLNREHFLPFIALLKDRLDVLTLDGPTDYRMQRLGGFQTWHVPNGDAATEALSRAFFRLTDFPVEDREHVPSETLAIKGGRELFVPKSLKGVAVFSFKRLCGEPRGIPDYLALAYRYHTVILVGIPVLDANRKSEAARFKTLIDAFYENGVKLLASADREPDALYCAADDAFEFERTISRLNEMGSQDYLARGHGVSDEVALAEVQRPSRTQRLME; from the coding sequence TTGCCTCAGAGCAAAGTCCTGACGCGTTACGTGAACGCCATTTCAACGGGTCAGCTGCGCCCTGACGACGCCCAGCGGCAGGTCGCTCTGCGTTTCGGCAAGGCGGTTGCGGAATTGGAAGCACAGGCGCGCCGTCAGGGCCTCCTGTCGCGTTTCGTCAGGCGCAAACCCGATCCCGTGCGGGGAGTCTATCTCTGGGGAGGGGTCGGCCGCGGCAAATCGATGCTGATGGATCTCTTCTTCGACTGCGTCGAGATCGCCGGGAAACGGCGCGTCCACTTCCACGAGTTCATGCAGGAGGTGCATGACCGGCTACGCTCCGAACGCGCCAAGGAGACCGGCGATCCGATATTGCCGGTCGCCGATGCCATCGCGGCCGAAGCGCGGCTGATCGCCTTCGACGAAATGATCGTAACCAATTCGGCTGACGCGATGATCCTGTCGAGGCTGTTTACCCGGATCATCGGACATGGCGTTACCGTGGTCGCTACATCCAACCGGCCGCCTCAGGACCTCTACAAGAACGGCCTCAACCGCGAACATTTTCTGCCATTCATCGCGCTCCTCAAGGATCGGCTCGATGTGCTCACCCTGGATGGGCCGACTGACTATCGCATGCAGCGCCTTGGAGGGTTCCAGACCTGGCACGTGCCCAATGGCGATGCGGCGACGGAAGCCCTGAGCCGGGCGTTCTTCCGGTTGACCGATTTTCCGGTCGAGGACCGGGAGCATGTTCCCTCCGAAACACTGGCAATCAAGGGCGGACGAGAACTGTTCGTGCCCAAGTCGCTGAAAGGCGTGGCCGTCTTCTCATTCAAGCGGCTATGCGGCGAACCGCGCGGCATTCCCGATTATCTTGCATTGGCCTACCGCTATCACACCGTGATCCTGGTCGGGATCCCCGTTCTCGACGCAAACCGGAAATCGGAAGCGGCGCGATTCAAGACACTGATCGACGCCTTCTATGAAAATGGCGTCAAGCTGCTGGCTTCCGCCGATCGCGAACCCGACGCGCTGTATTGCGCGGCAGACGACGCCTTCGAGTTCGAGCGGACGATCTCGCGCCTCAACGAAATGGGATCGCAGGACTATCTCGCCCGCGGTCATGGAGTGAGCGACGAGGTCGCGCTCGCCGAGGTTCAGCGTCCATCGAGAACACAAAGGCTTATGGAATGA